From a region of the Drosophila virilis strain 15010-1051.87 chromosome 3, Dvir_AGI_RSII-ME, whole genome shotgun sequence genome:
- the Gagr gene encoding uncharacterized protein Gagr, which yields MDPDFVNKYNQVLNRLKLVENFDGTDPGKLPQFLHKIDALMPAINTFDDYYKAQLIGHIKNKCTDRARDAVFTRQLSAPAGTGNGNGNGNGHGQVGNGGALLKAESWHKLKDQLLHSFAERESSYALIHKIRSAVLDSNIELYYQKMSKLKQRLLNRKLTHNDTLYSLEDIERITLQVFRDHLPEPTHSMILRRNPKSMEEAYRYIVEVQQQFYTQSGPLGGEQGATFSTSHKQTFGVGMGGVGTGTVGSSMGVGMGLGIASVGLASTGFSYGRQMSEKGTAGSTQGYQQSNRSYYNQSAPLVGAGKTNPMFKSNGNPSFKSSFSYSGSSSMSSGSGMGIGSKLDKNKSKDPLKGYQQGQTKNVKANSSGWRK from the coding sequence ATGGATCCCGATTTTGTGAACAAATACAATCAAGTGCTGAATCGCTTAAAGCTCGTCGAGAACTTCGATGGCACCGATCCCGGCAAGCTGCCGCAGTTTCTACACAAAATCGATGCCCTAATGCCCGCGATCAACACATTCGATGACTATTACAAGGCGCAGCTGATTGGACACATTAAGAACAAATGCACAGATCGGGCCAGAGATGCGGTCTTCACGCGACAGCTGAGCGCTCCGGCGGGCAcgggcaatggcaatggcaatggcaatggccatGGCCAGGTGGGCAATGGTGGGGCTCTGCTGAAGGCAGAGTCCTGGCACAAGCTCAAGGATCAGCTGCTGCACAGCTTTGCGGAGCGCGAGTCCAGCTATGCGCTGATCCATAAGATTCGCAGTGCTGTGCTCGACTCCAACATTGAGCTGTACTATCAGAAGATGTCCAAGCTGAAGCAGCGGTTGCTCAATCGCAAGCTGACCCACaatgataccctgtactcgcTGGAGGATATTGAGCGTATAACGCTGCAGGTATTTCGGGATCATCTGCCGGAGCCGACGCACTCGATGATCCTGCGACGCAATCCCAAGAGCATGGAGGAGGCCTATCGCTATATTGTCGAGGTGCAGCAACAGTTCTACACGCAGAGCGGACCCCTTGGCGGGGAGCAGGGCGCCACGTTCAGCACCAGCCACAAGCAGACCTTTGGCGTGGGCATGGGCGGCGTCGGAACGGGCACTGTGGGCTCCAGCATGGGCGTGGGCATGGGCCTGGGCATTGCGTCCGTGGGCCTGGCCAGCACGGGCTTCTCGTATGGCCGCCAAATGTCCGAGAAGGGCACCGCCGGCTCCACGCAGGGCTATCAGCAGAGCAACCGGAGCTACTACAATCAATCGGCGCCCCTGGTGGGCGCCGGCAAAACGAATCCCATGTTCAAAAGCAACGGCAATCCCTCCTTCAAGTCCAGCTTCAGctacagcggcagcagcagcatgagcagcggcagcgggaTGGGGATCGGCAGCAAACTGGACAAGAACAAGTCCAAGGATCCACTGAAGGGTTATCAGCAGGGGCAGACCAAAAATGTGAAGGCAAACAGCAGCGGCTGGCGGAAATAG
- the LOC6622184 gene encoding uncharacterized protein isoform X1, translated as MSNQLFFLSLADIFSVYPAIFKERSTQLRKAKQIYLPSDEEWQDKMYFMLLEIQRQVNESGNINISLKDIDKRDKPVFDPERITKIISPSISPNGRRSRVLKHCHATTVRIRLKASARWNLPTIANAAKLLRKPALAVVFQNEHEMRLAYSLIYDVFRYKTVLCNALSDIGFFKQEQHKKYIEDEQRVWLMLFELYDRDFKNRNSEYQEQQAQLYKEAQVTEIANVLWQHRVRLAASISRMRIGVGALRLSQLLPIHLQNEKVAIAAANPVVTGWINPFLLRNKSEANKILMEMGYTVHGPEDEQPLLEQHCKWDNICPLVISIIPKDRSEFTKSRLMTKHYFIMQDKNFSYGPAIMSKLMDYFELYGDILQTHVDSPRSTAYLAALFYSVNRVNNFYVYGAGANLKEYRRYMETIGVSNIRLFGDAFTSFPMESNRFRSVVGVFATPPNSFSAISDPIDLICSRGGDLSMLEVLTESEVSDEGKQRVGCILEEQLLTLTMSMSRPQIQFVLYQTHSIVGTENEDMVQHVLGVINRLALEKHRQAYREVKRLEAIAEAEAANIPAAAMSKESPRKKDKLAAEDKRKSQPELNAKPGEPPTPAVQLPRVDSIDLIVTPDIDEFVQDTVPDICINQDNCIQQLATGSYLALVRRKALTQLNEKYLIRMAERRGLFGKPERDKTKSRAVKLQETSEPPPPDTNYDNCSAGSRTGAQHAARLQHQRATHSSAIRSHLTKVSTTQRQPIAFNFRRRECKRFYVLPVYMHSTKHNSRLWWQYAFKCVTRLDSAAVWHPNLKFKLHCKRQLRIRKLRRVQWCHREPLRLHITDIQLLCQVRSYRGPYQLKSIK; from the exons ATGTCgaatcaattgttttttctcaGCTTGGCGGACATATTCTCCGTGTATCCGGCCATCTTCAAGGAGCGCAGCACGCAGCTGCGCAAAGCCAAGCAAATCTATTTGCCCAGCGATGAGGAGTGGCAGGACAAGATGTACTTCATGCTGCTCGAGATTCAGCGCCAGGTGAACGAGTCCGGCAACATCAATATATCCCTCAAGGATATCGATAAGCGGGACAAGCCCGTCTTCGATCCGGAGCGCATCACCAAAATCATCTCGCCCAGCATCAGTCCCAACGGTCGGCGCAGTCGCGTCCTCAAGCACTGTCATGCGACCACGGTGCGGATCCGGCTGAAGGCTAGCGCTCGCTGGAATCTGCCCACCATCGCGAATGCGGCCAAATTGTTGCGGAAACCCGCCCTGGCCGTTGTCTTTCAAAATGAGCACGAGATGCGACTGGCCTATTCGCTCATCTACGATGTTTTTCGCT atAAAACAGTGTTGTGTAACGCCCTGTCAGATATCGGTTTCTTTAAGCAGGAGCAGCACAAAAAG TACATCGAGGATGAGCAGCGCGTTTGGTTGATGCTCTTCGAGCTGTACGATCGCGACTTCAAGAATCGCAACTCGGAATATCAGGAACAACAGGCGCAGCTCTATAAGGAGGCGCAAGTAACAG AAATTGCGAATGTGCTGTGGCAGCATCGCGTGCGCCTGGCCGCCTCCATCTCCCGCATGCGGATCGGCGTCGGCGCTCTCCGACTCTCCCAGCTGCTGCCCATCCACCTGCAGAACGAGAAGGTGGCCATTGCGGCGGCCAATCCCGTTGTCACCGGCTGGATAAATCCCTTTCTGCTGCG CAACAAGTCGGAGGCGAACAAGATACTCATGGAGATGGGCTACACGGTGCACGGGCCGGAGGATgagcagccgctgctggaGCAGCACTGCAAATGGGACAACATTTGTCCGCTGGTGATATCCATTATACCCAAGGATCGCAGCGAGTTCACCAAGTCGCGGCTCATGACCAAGCACTACTTTATCATGCAG GACAAAAACTTTTCGTATGGCCCGGCTATCATGTCCAAGCTCATGGACTACTTCGAGCTATATG GTGACATACTGCAAACCCACGTGGACTCGCCCCGCTCCACGGCCTACCTGGCCGCACTTTTCTACTCTGTGAATCGCGTGAATAACTTTTATGTCTACGGCGCGGGCGCCAATCTCAAGGAATACCGACGCTACATGGAAACCATAGGC GTCAGCAATATTCGGCTCTTTGGCGACGCCTTCACCTCCTTTCCCATGGAATCGAATCGCTTTCGCAGTGTTGTCGGCGTCTTTGCCACGCCCCCGAATTCATTTAGCGCCATCTCGGATccaattgatttgatttgctcGCGCGGCGGCGATCTGAGCATGCTGGAGGTGCTCACCGAATCGGAGGTCAGCGACGAGGGCAAACAACGGGTGGGCTGCATCCTGGAGGAGCAGCTGCTCACGCTGACCATGTCGATGTCGCGGCCGCAGATCCAGTTTGTGCTCTATCAGACCCATTCGATAGTCGGCACCGAGAACGAGGACATGGTGCAGCATGTGCTGGGCGTGATCAACAGGCTGGCGCTGGAGAAGCATCGTCAGGCGTACCGGGAGGTGAAGCGTCTGGAGGCCATTGCCGAGGCTGAGGCGGCCAATATACCCGCGGCGGCCATGTCCAAGGAGTCGCCGCGCAAAAAGGACAAACTGGCCGCCGAGGATAAGCGCAAATCCCAACCAGAACTGAACGCCAAGCCGGGCGAGCCACCAACTCCAGCTGTCCAGCTGCCGCGCGTGGACAGCATCGATCTGATTGTGACGCCCGACATCGATGAGTTCGTCCAGGACACTGTGCCGGATATCTGCATCAACCAGGACAACTGCATCCAGCAGCTGGCGACGGGCAGCTACCTTGCGCTCGTGCGCCGCAAGGCGCTCACTCAGCTCAACGAGAAGTACCTCATCCGCATGGCCGAGCGGCGCGGACTCTTCGGCAAGCCGGAGCGCGACAAGACCAAGTCGCGCGCCGTCAAGCTGCAGGAGACCAGCGAGCCGCCGCCTCCGGACACGAACTATGACAACTGCTCCGCGGGCTCGCGCACTGGAGCACAGCATGCG GCCCGGCTGCAGCACCAGCGAGCGACCCACTCGAGCGCCATACGTTCGCACCTGACAAAGGTGTCGACAACGCAGCGGCAGCCGATAGCGTTTAACTTTAGGCGGCGGGAATGCAAGCGTTTCTACGTCTTGCCCGTTTATATG CATAGCACAAAGCACAACAGTCGCTTGTGGTGGCAATATGCCTTCAAGTGTGTCACGCGCCTGGACAGCGCTGCCGtctggcatccaaatctgaaaTTCAAGCTACACTGCAAGCGACAGCTGCGCATCCGCAAGCTGAGACGCGTCCAATGGTGCCACAGGGAGCCGCTGCGCCTTCACATCACAGACATCCAGCTGCTCTGCCAGGTGCGCAGTTACA GGGGGCCATATCAACTAAAGTCAATCAAGTAA
- the LOC6622184 gene encoding uncharacterized protein isoform X2, whose translation MSNQLFFLSLADIFSVYPAIFKERSTQLRKAKQIYLPSDEEWQDKMYFMLLEIQRQVNESGNINISLKDIDKRDKPVFDPERITKIISPSISPNGRRSRVLKHCHATTVRIRLKASARWNLPTIANAAKLLRKPALAVVFQNEHEMRLAYSLIYDVFRYKTVLCNALSDIGFFKQEQHKKYIEDEQRVWLMLFELYDRDFKNRNSEYQEQQAQLYKEAQVTEIANVLWQHRVRLAASISRMRIGVGALRLSQLLPIHLQNEKVAIAAANPVVTGWINPFLLRNKSEANKILMEMGYTVHGPEDEQPLLEQHCKWDNICPLVISIIPKDRSEFTKSRLMTKHYFIMQDKNFSYGPAIMSKLMDYFELYGDILQTHVDSPRSTAYLAALFYSVNRVNNFYVYGAGANLKEYRRYMETIGVSNIRLFGDAFTSFPMESNRFRSVVGVFATPPNSFSAISDPIDLICSRGGDLSMLEVLTESEVSDEGKQRVGCILEEQLLTLTMSMSRPQIQFVLYQTHSIVGTENEDMVQHVLGVINRLALEKHRQAYREVKRLEAIAEAEAANIPAAAMSKESPRKKDKLAAEDKRKSQPELNAKPGEPPTPAVQLPRVDSIDLIVTPDIDEFVQDTVPDICINQDNCIQQLATGSYLALVRRKALTQLNEKYLIRMAERRGLFGKPERDKTKSRAVKLQETSEPPPPDTNYDNCSAGSRTGAQHAARLQHQRATHSSAIRSHLTKVSTTQRQPIAFNFRRRECKRFYVLPVYMHSTKHNSRLWWQYAFKCVTRLDSAAVWHPNLKFKLHCKRQLRIRKLRRVQWCHREPLRLHITDIQLLCQVRSYSK comes from the exons ATGTCgaatcaattgttttttctcaGCTTGGCGGACATATTCTCCGTGTATCCGGCCATCTTCAAGGAGCGCAGCACGCAGCTGCGCAAAGCCAAGCAAATCTATTTGCCCAGCGATGAGGAGTGGCAGGACAAGATGTACTTCATGCTGCTCGAGATTCAGCGCCAGGTGAACGAGTCCGGCAACATCAATATATCCCTCAAGGATATCGATAAGCGGGACAAGCCCGTCTTCGATCCGGAGCGCATCACCAAAATCATCTCGCCCAGCATCAGTCCCAACGGTCGGCGCAGTCGCGTCCTCAAGCACTGTCATGCGACCACGGTGCGGATCCGGCTGAAGGCTAGCGCTCGCTGGAATCTGCCCACCATCGCGAATGCGGCCAAATTGTTGCGGAAACCCGCCCTGGCCGTTGTCTTTCAAAATGAGCACGAGATGCGACTGGCCTATTCGCTCATCTACGATGTTTTTCGCT atAAAACAGTGTTGTGTAACGCCCTGTCAGATATCGGTTTCTTTAAGCAGGAGCAGCACAAAAAG TACATCGAGGATGAGCAGCGCGTTTGGTTGATGCTCTTCGAGCTGTACGATCGCGACTTCAAGAATCGCAACTCGGAATATCAGGAACAACAGGCGCAGCTCTATAAGGAGGCGCAAGTAACAG AAATTGCGAATGTGCTGTGGCAGCATCGCGTGCGCCTGGCCGCCTCCATCTCCCGCATGCGGATCGGCGTCGGCGCTCTCCGACTCTCCCAGCTGCTGCCCATCCACCTGCAGAACGAGAAGGTGGCCATTGCGGCGGCCAATCCCGTTGTCACCGGCTGGATAAATCCCTTTCTGCTGCG CAACAAGTCGGAGGCGAACAAGATACTCATGGAGATGGGCTACACGGTGCACGGGCCGGAGGATgagcagccgctgctggaGCAGCACTGCAAATGGGACAACATTTGTCCGCTGGTGATATCCATTATACCCAAGGATCGCAGCGAGTTCACCAAGTCGCGGCTCATGACCAAGCACTACTTTATCATGCAG GACAAAAACTTTTCGTATGGCCCGGCTATCATGTCCAAGCTCATGGACTACTTCGAGCTATATG GTGACATACTGCAAACCCACGTGGACTCGCCCCGCTCCACGGCCTACCTGGCCGCACTTTTCTACTCTGTGAATCGCGTGAATAACTTTTATGTCTACGGCGCGGGCGCCAATCTCAAGGAATACCGACGCTACATGGAAACCATAGGC GTCAGCAATATTCGGCTCTTTGGCGACGCCTTCACCTCCTTTCCCATGGAATCGAATCGCTTTCGCAGTGTTGTCGGCGTCTTTGCCACGCCCCCGAATTCATTTAGCGCCATCTCGGATccaattgatttgatttgctcGCGCGGCGGCGATCTGAGCATGCTGGAGGTGCTCACCGAATCGGAGGTCAGCGACGAGGGCAAACAACGGGTGGGCTGCATCCTGGAGGAGCAGCTGCTCACGCTGACCATGTCGATGTCGCGGCCGCAGATCCAGTTTGTGCTCTATCAGACCCATTCGATAGTCGGCACCGAGAACGAGGACATGGTGCAGCATGTGCTGGGCGTGATCAACAGGCTGGCGCTGGAGAAGCATCGTCAGGCGTACCGGGAGGTGAAGCGTCTGGAGGCCATTGCCGAGGCTGAGGCGGCCAATATACCCGCGGCGGCCATGTCCAAGGAGTCGCCGCGCAAAAAGGACAAACTGGCCGCCGAGGATAAGCGCAAATCCCAACCAGAACTGAACGCCAAGCCGGGCGAGCCACCAACTCCAGCTGTCCAGCTGCCGCGCGTGGACAGCATCGATCTGATTGTGACGCCCGACATCGATGAGTTCGTCCAGGACACTGTGCCGGATATCTGCATCAACCAGGACAACTGCATCCAGCAGCTGGCGACGGGCAGCTACCTTGCGCTCGTGCGCCGCAAGGCGCTCACTCAGCTCAACGAGAAGTACCTCATCCGCATGGCCGAGCGGCGCGGACTCTTCGGCAAGCCGGAGCGCGACAAGACCAAGTCGCGCGCCGTCAAGCTGCAGGAGACCAGCGAGCCGCCGCCTCCGGACACGAACTATGACAACTGCTCCGCGGGCTCGCGCACTGGAGCACAGCATGCG GCCCGGCTGCAGCACCAGCGAGCGACCCACTCGAGCGCCATACGTTCGCACCTGACAAAGGTGTCGACAACGCAGCGGCAGCCGATAGCGTTTAACTTTAGGCGGCGGGAATGCAAGCGTTTCTACGTCTTGCCCGTTTATATG CATAGCACAAAGCACAACAGTCGCTTGTGGTGGCAATATGCCTTCAAGTGTGTCACGCGCCTGGACAGCGCTGCCGtctggcatccaaatctgaaaTTCAAGCTACACTGCAAGCGACAGCTGCGCATCCGCAAGCTGAGACGCGTCCAATGGTGCCACAGGGAGCCGCTGCGCCTTCACATCACAGACATCCAGCTGCTCTGCCAGGTGCGCAGTTACAGTAAGTAG